Proteins from one Enterobacter bugandensis genomic window:
- the ghxP gene encoding guanine/hypoxanthine transporter GhxP, whose product MSTPSARTGGSLDAMFKISARGSTVRQEVVAGLTTFLAMVYSVIVVPGMLGKAGFPPAAVFVATCLVAGVGSIVMGLWANLPLAIGCAISLTAFTAFSLVLGQQISVPVALGAVFLMGVLFTVISATGIRSWILRNLPQGVAHGTGIGIGLFLLLIAANGVGLVIKNPLDGLPVALGHFASFPVIMSLIGLAVIIGLEKLKVPGGILLTIIGISIVGLIFDPTVHFSGIFAMPSLSDDKGNSLIGSLDIVGALNPVILPSVLALVMTAVFDATGTIRAVAGQANLLDKDGQIIDGGKALTTDSLSSVFSGLVGAAPAAVYIESAAGTAAGGKTGLTAITVGVLFLLILFLSPLSYLVPAYATAPALMYVGLLMLSNVAKIDFADFVDAMSGLITAVFIVLTCNIVTGIMIGFASLVIGRLVSGEWRKLNIGTVVIAVALVAFYAGGWAI is encoded by the coding sequence ATGTCTACGCCATCTGCGCGTACCGGCGGTTCACTTGACGCCATGTTTAAAATTTCGGCTCGTGGCAGCACCGTGCGCCAGGAAGTCGTTGCCGGTCTGACCACGTTTCTGGCGATGGTTTACTCCGTCATCGTGGTGCCGGGCATGCTGGGCAAGGCGGGCTTCCCGCCTGCGGCTGTCTTTGTCGCCACCTGCCTGGTGGCCGGCGTGGGCTCCATCGTAATGGGCCTGTGGGCGAACCTGCCGCTGGCGATTGGTTGCGCCATCTCTTTGACCGCCTTTACCGCGTTTAGTCTGGTGCTGGGCCAGCAGATCAGCGTACCGGTTGCCCTCGGCGCCGTGTTCCTGATGGGCGTACTGTTTACCGTTATTTCTGCCACCGGCATCCGTAGCTGGATTTTGCGCAACCTGCCGCAGGGCGTGGCGCACGGCACCGGTATCGGTATCGGCCTGTTCCTGCTGCTGATCGCTGCCAACGGCGTGGGTCTGGTCATCAAGAACCCGCTGGACGGCCTGCCGGTAGCGCTCGGTCATTTCGCGAGCTTCCCGGTCATTATGTCGCTCATCGGTCTGGCGGTGATTATCGGCCTGGAAAAACTGAAGGTGCCGGGCGGCATTTTGCTGACCATTATTGGCATTTCTATTGTCGGCCTGATTTTCGATCCGACCGTTCACTTCTCCGGTATTTTCGCCATGCCGTCGCTGAGCGATGACAAAGGCAACTCCCTGATCGGCAGCCTGGATATCGTCGGCGCGCTGAACCCGGTGATCCTGCCAAGCGTGCTGGCGCTGGTGATGACCGCGGTATTTGACGCCACCGGTACCATTCGCGCGGTGGCCGGTCAGGCCAACCTGCTGGATAAAGACGGTCAGATTATTGATGGCGGCAAAGCGCTGACCACCGACTCCCTGAGCAGCGTCTTCTCTGGTCTGGTGGGTGCGGCGCCTGCGGCGGTGTATATCGAATCTGCAGCGGGTACGGCGGCAGGCGGTAAAACCGGCCTGACGGCCATCACCGTTGGCGTGCTGTTCCTGCTGATCCTGTTCCTCTCTCCGCTCTCCTACCTGGTGCCTGCGTATGCGACCGCGCCAGCGCTGATGTACGTCGGCCTGCTGATGCTGAGCAACGTGGCGAAAATCGATTTTGCGGACTTCGTGGATGCGATGTCCGGCCTGATTACCGCAGTGTTTATCGTCCTGACCTGTAACATCGTGACCGGCATTATGATCGGCTTTGCCTCGCTGGTGATTGGCCGCCTGGTCTCCGGTGAGTGGCGCAAGCTGAACATCGGCACCGTGGTGATCGCCGTTGCGCTGGTGGCGTTCTACGCGGGCGGCTGGGCAATCTAA
- a CDS encoding LrgB family protein, whose product MTNFQISVLCLIVTVAIYFANKRLYRRFRTLPLMPLVFTPILLVLMLVFGHISWQNYIGESHWLLWLLGPATIAFAVPVYENLAIIKRHWMSLSAGVVTATVVAVCSSVWLARLFTLSDEIQRSLAVRSVTTPFALAAAKPLGGQPDLVALFVVVTGVFGMAVGDVLFLRLSIREGMAKGAGFGAASHGAGTARSYELGQQEGVVASLVMMLSGVTMVLIAPLVAWVMF is encoded by the coding sequence ATGACTAACTTTCAGATAAGCGTGCTGTGCCTGATCGTGACGGTCGCCATCTACTTTGCCAACAAGCGCCTGTACCGCCGCTTTCGCACGCTGCCGCTGATGCCGCTGGTCTTTACGCCGATCCTGCTGGTGCTGATGCTGGTCTTCGGCCATATCTCCTGGCAGAACTACATTGGTGAATCCCACTGGCTGCTGTGGCTGCTCGGCCCGGCAACCATCGCTTTTGCCGTACCCGTTTATGAAAACCTGGCCATTATCAAACGCCACTGGATGTCGCTCAGCGCGGGCGTCGTCACCGCGACGGTGGTGGCGGTCTGTAGCTCCGTCTGGCTGGCGCGGCTGTTTACCCTCTCCGATGAAATTCAGCGCAGCCTGGCCGTGCGCTCGGTGACCACGCCGTTTGCGCTGGCGGCCGCCAAACCGCTCGGCGGGCAGCCGGACCTGGTGGCGCTGTTTGTGGTCGTCACCGGCGTATTCGGCATGGCGGTGGGGGATGTGCTGTTTCTGCGGCTGTCCATTCGGGAAGGGATGGCGAAAGGAGCAGGGTTTGGCGCGGCATCTCATGGGGCAGGCACGGCGCGTTCGTATGAGCTGGGTCAGCAGGAAGGGGTCGTTGCAAGCCTGGTGATGATGCTCTCGGGCGTGACGATGGTGCTGATTGCGCCGCTGGTGGCGTGGGTGATGTTTTAA
- a CDS encoding Na+/H+ antiporter, whose translation MEIFFTILIMTLVVSLSGVVTRVLPFQVPLPLMQIAIGALLAWPTFGLHVEFDPELFLVLFIPPLLFADGWKTPTREFLEHGREIFGLALALVVVTVVGIGFLIYWAVPGIPLIPAFALAAVLSPTDAVALSGIVGEGRIPKKIMGILQGEALMNDASGLVALKFAVAVAMGTMVFTIGGATLEFFKVAIGGILAGFVVSWLYGRSLRFLSRWGGDEPATQIVLLFLLPFASYLIAEHIGVSGILAAVAAGMTITRSGVMRRAPLAMRLRANSTWAMLEFVFNGMVFLLLGLQLPGIMESSLIAAEADPNVEVWMLFTDIVLIYMALMLVRFGWLWTMKKFSVRFLTKKPMEFGSWTTRELLIASFAGVRGAITLAGVLSIPLLLPTGDVFPARYELVFLAAGVILFSLFVGVIMLPILLQHIDAGDSTQQHKEERIARAATAEVAIVAIEKMEERLAADAEENIDNQLLKEVSSRVIGNLRRRADGRNDVESSLQEENLERRFRLAALRSERAELYHLRATRQISNETLQKLLHDLDLLEALLIENQ comes from the coding sequence ATGGAAATTTTCTTCACAATACTCATCATGACCCTTGTGGTCTCATTATCCGGGGTGGTTACACGCGTACTGCCCTTCCAGGTCCCCCTGCCTTTAATGCAAATAGCCATCGGCGCGCTGCTGGCGTGGCCGACGTTCGGTCTGCACGTGGAGTTCGATCCGGAACTGTTCCTCGTGCTGTTTATCCCGCCGCTGCTGTTTGCCGATGGGTGGAAAACGCCGACGCGCGAATTTCTTGAGCACGGGCGAGAGATCTTCGGCCTGGCGCTGGCGCTGGTGGTCGTTACCGTGGTCGGGATTGGTTTCCTGATCTACTGGGCCGTACCGGGTATCCCGTTAATTCCCGCCTTTGCGCTGGCCGCCGTGCTGTCGCCGACCGACGCCGTGGCCCTTTCCGGCATTGTGGGAGAAGGGCGCATTCCGAAGAAAATAATGGGCATTTTGCAGGGCGAGGCGTTGATGAACGACGCTTCCGGCCTGGTGGCTCTGAAGTTTGCCGTGGCGGTAGCCATGGGCACCATGGTCTTTACCATTGGTGGCGCGACCCTGGAATTCTTCAAGGTGGCGATTGGCGGTATTCTCGCGGGCTTCGTGGTGAGCTGGCTGTACGGTCGTTCGCTGCGCTTCCTCAGCCGCTGGGGCGGCGATGAACCGGCGACGCAAATCGTTCTGCTGTTCCTTCTGCCTTTTGCCTCTTACCTTATCGCTGAACATATCGGCGTGTCGGGCATTCTGGCGGCGGTAGCGGCGGGGATGACCATCACCCGTTCCGGCGTGATGCGCCGCGCGCCGCTGGCGATGCGCCTGCGCGCCAACAGCACCTGGGCGATGCTGGAGTTTGTCTTTAACGGCATGGTCTTCCTGCTGCTGGGCCTGCAGCTGCCGGGCATCATGGAATCCTCGCTGATCGCGGCGGAGGCGGATCCAAACGTTGAAGTCTGGATGCTGTTTACCGATATCGTGCTGATCTACATGGCATTAATGCTGGTGCGTTTCGGCTGGCTGTGGACGATGAAAAAGTTCAGCGTCCGCTTCCTGACCAAAAAGCCGATGGAGTTCGGGTCCTGGACCACGCGCGAGCTGCTGATTGCCTCCTTCGCGGGCGTACGCGGGGCGATAACCCTCGCCGGTGTGCTCTCTATTCCGCTGCTGCTGCCGACGGGCGACGTCTTCCCGGCGCGCTACGAGCTGGTGTTCCTGGCGGCGGGCGTGATTCTCTTCTCGCTGTTTGTCGGCGTGATTATGCTGCCGATTTTACTCCAGCACATTGATGCCGGTGACTCGACCCAACAGCACAAAGAGGAGCGGATAGCCCGTGCGGCGACGGCAGAAGTCGCGATTGTCGCCATTGAGAAGATGGAGGAGCGTCTGGCTGCCGATGCCGAAGAGAACATTGATAACCAGCTGCTGAAGGAAGTCAGTTCACGCGTGATTGGTAATTTGCGCCGTCGTGCTGACGGACGTAACGACGTGGAAAGCTCGCTGCAGGAAGAGAACCTCGAGCGTCGTTTCCGCCTGGCGGCGCTGCGCTCCGAGCGTGCCGAGCTGTATCACCTGCGCGCCACGCGTCAGATCAGCAACGAGACGCTGCAAAAGCTGCTGCACGATCTGGACCTGTTAGAAGCGCTGTTGATAGAGAATCAGTAG
- a CDS encoding CidA/LrgA family protein, translating to MAVALSRVTPAVVQRLQVPVQVLLYAGLFIFAEYLVDWLHLPLPANLVGMVLMLVLILCRALPLSWVRAGARWLLAEMLLFFVPAVVAVVNYAQLLMVDGWRIFTVIALSTLMVLGATAWVVDKVYRFEISRQKHD from the coding sequence ATGGCCGTGGCGTTAAGCCGTGTTACGCCTGCCGTTGTGCAACGACTCCAGGTACCAGTTCAGGTACTGCTCTACGCGGGACTGTTTATTTTTGCGGAATATCTTGTCGACTGGCTGCACCTGCCTTTACCCGCCAACCTGGTAGGGATGGTGCTGATGCTGGTGCTGATCCTCTGCCGCGCGTTGCCCCTCAGCTGGGTGCGCGCCGGCGCGCGCTGGCTGCTGGCGGAGATGCTGCTGTTCTTCGTTCCGGCCGTGGTGGCGGTGGTGAACTATGCGCAGCTGCTGATGGTCGACGGCTGGCGCATCTTCACGGTTATTGCCCTGAGCACGCTGATGGTGCTGGGTGCCACCGCCTGGGTGGTGGATAAGGTGTACCGGTTCGAAATCAGCAGGCAAAAGCATGACTAA
- a CDS encoding LysR family transcriptional regulator, whose translation MDIRTLRYFVEVVRQQSFTRAAEKLFVTQPTISKMLKNLEDELNCTLLIRDGRKLLLTDTGRVVFERGLAILAEFRQLEAELADINHLTKGLLRLGIPPMVGMMMAGPISLFRQRYPGVELKISEFGGLTVQQAVINGELDVAMTALPVEEESGLATLPLFSHPLCVLVPRSGDWLKIDSVKPDLLGEHPLLIYNEDFALSRQLMTLFNHHNVKPRIAVRSGQWDFLAAMVQAGVGIAILPQPICERLDKNTLRWIPLESDLHWQLGMIWREGVYLSHSAQAWLQCCEGFWVRSE comes from the coding sequence ATGGACATAAGAACGCTGCGCTATTTTGTCGAGGTGGTTCGCCAGCAAAGTTTTACCCGCGCAGCGGAGAAGTTGTTTGTTACCCAGCCAACCATCAGCAAGATGCTGAAAAACCTCGAAGACGAGCTGAACTGTACCCTGCTGATCCGCGACGGACGCAAGCTGCTGCTGACCGATACCGGACGCGTGGTGTTCGAGCGCGGGCTGGCGATCCTGGCGGAGTTTCGCCAGCTTGAGGCCGAGCTTGCGGACATCAACCACCTGACGAAAGGTCTGCTGCGGCTCGGCATTCCGCCGATGGTTGGCATGATGATGGCCGGGCCGATAAGCCTGTTCCGCCAGCGCTACCCCGGCGTTGAGCTTAAAATATCTGAGTTTGGCGGCCTGACCGTGCAGCAGGCGGTGATCAACGGCGAGCTGGACGTGGCGATGACGGCCCTTCCCGTGGAGGAAGAGAGCGGGCTGGCAACGCTGCCGCTGTTCAGCCATCCACTGTGCGTGCTGGTGCCCCGCTCCGGCGACTGGCTGAAGATAGACTCAGTGAAGCCCGATCTGCTCGGCGAACACCCGCTGCTGATCTACAACGAAGACTTCGCCTTAAGCCGCCAGCTGATGACCCTGTTTAATCACCATAACGTGAAGCCCCGCATTGCGGTGCGCAGCGGCCAGTGGGATTTCCTGGCGGCAATGGTGCAGGCGGGCGTGGGAATTGCCATTCTGCCGCAGCCGATCTGCGAGCGGCTGGATAAAAACACGCTGCGCTGGATCCCGCTGGAGAGTGACTTGCACTGGCAGTTGGGGATGATTTGGCGTGAAGGGGTGTATCTGTCGCACAGCGCACAGGCGTGGCTGCAATGTTGTGAGGGGTTTTGGGTGCGGTCTGAATAG